A stretch of DNA from Carya illinoinensis cultivar Pawnee chromosome 12, C.illinoinensisPawnee_v1, whole genome shotgun sequence:
TAGACTTTCTCAGGTAATATTTCATGGTATCAGAATGCATGTTCTCAACATTCTTGAAACATAGGCTTTTGTCAGGTAAAAGACATTTGAAAGTATAGAGAAATGTCTTAGCTAAAAAACTTACtaaagtaaattttaaaatcgaCAGAATTTGATATAGTATGTTGGAtagtaaaaatttttttattataaaatagatctaatatatatcatataaaattatatcagtttatgagtttacttttataagatttttttaaaaaatctttataatttcaaattttacaactatttaaatttggattatgagcttcataaaataattttaaattttactattagtcaataattttcagaattttctctatattttttggtgaatttcttatcttttttatcttctttgtaTTGATCATTTGTTAAaactaattttcaaaataatctcatattcTGTCTCCGGCATCGACATTATTGCTGTATCACTTCTCTTACCAAAATGCATGTTTAATTGTGTTAAacattcctgcagaattgagaTTTTGGTCTGCAGAATGAATCAGACGATCACCTTATCCCTGTGTAATTAACTTAGCGACAATCTGTGCATGATTCATGCTTAGTGACAACATTAACTGAAGTACGAAACTTCCTGTTTTTTGTCTACTGAAGCATTCATGATCGATCTGTTCTACGTGCTGCAGCTATGCCTAGAGATGCAATCTAGCAGCTCATCAGGCTCCTCATCACACGATTCAACCCAAACACTTGCTGACACATCAAGCCTAGGATTCAAGGAGGAAACCCCTTGCTCACTCCCAACTGTCAACATCAATCCCAATATCCATGCTCACAGACCTGTATCCCATGATGCCAGTGTGAATAGGCTCGAAATTCAGGTAGATTTTCGAGTTTTCCGGCTCCCATAATCACGTACATGCATGAATCGATGATTCCATACCAACAAAATCTGAACTATTTATAGTTCTATACTAATAATTAGTTTTGGTGCAGCGAAAACCTCATGGAGTGCCAGAAAAGTTGAAGATTGCAAGTCCATATACGAAGCAGCACCTTGGGAATAGTAGGCCCaataagaataagaagaaaTGCCAAAGCCAGAAAAAGGGAATTTCTGCAAATTGGCCACTCTTAAAAATACTAGGCTGCTAATCGcgatatttctttctttttttccattaTTTGTCTATGTTAATTTAATGAAATCTTTGAGTTGTAAGACTCCTACCACtgattttcttccaatcatttgagaaataaaaataataatcagaAATTAAAATAAGGGTATTTTAATTTCGAGAAAATGGAGTGATTAcattaaagtaaaaaaaaaaacattactacatataaattttttttcacatcaagtcacgtcaatttatgactttacttttatcaaatttattaaatttttatagttaaaatcatttctcttattcaTCGAGAAATCCGTACTATTATTTTATAGCAATTATACGTGTATCATTTATTCGATAAGGTAAGAGATAAGCATTAAGGATTAAGCAACAAGCAGTGCAAGTTGATCATCCCAGTAAGATCACCATcatgaattattaatatttataatttagacCAATAATGGAATATTAATATAGGGAaagaaattattggtgggaatcAAACCCACAAAATTGAGGACCTGAAATTTTCAACATCAAATGGCTTAACAATGGGGCATAGCTTATAAGCAAGTTGCACCGATCCAATATCCTCATTGGCCACTTTTATTTTCCTAGTCAAAGAAAAAAAGGTGCCGGACAAGAACCACAAAGCCCAaagaaatcaatttaaaaatatatatagtagacCGAGGGAACAAGATGTCTTGGGCATTGTGGCTAACAGGAATTGCTGGATGCTTCGATCGTGTCCGtgttgaaaaagtttaattccTTTGTTTTGTTCTGAAGAATATAGTATAATTTTCAAATCAGCAGTGTATTTAGCATAAAGGGTCAgctttttaaatttagaaaagatCATATCAAGAttagaaatttaagaaataatatttggcgTTTTAATTAGTCGTATAAAAGTTCCGTATATtcttcaaaatggataaatataAGCTCTTCACATGAATAAGTCAGTTTTTTAATGATAGATCTtattgtttttaaagaaaatacatgATATCTAACATTACTAGGAAGTATATACATCCTAAGATAATGGTTTTCTTGTTCTGCATCAGGCGTGGATCGAATGACATGCGAACGCCTACTTTTTTGAAAAAGGGAACAGCCCTATCTGAAAGAACGTTGGATTTCTATGTAGAATGAAGACTACCCAGAAAGAAAACAAGGACAAGTAGGTGaagattactatatatatagatgatctCTTTTAATTTCATTGACGAAACTGCAACAGGAAATCTGCAGATTATGGGATTTTCAAGTCTTCTTGGCCGATGAAAAGACTGCTGGTACAATAAATGAGTCACGTACGTCAAGTGCGAAGGGATAGAAGCAGCTGGCTTTTGGAATTTGCACTCAAAAGGACAACTTTATGGTCTTGTGCTAACATGCATTGAATTTAGTCCTCCATACGAGGGAAGGACCGAAGGTAAGGTATCTCCAACTTTAATCATAGTCTTTATGCACTCAAAACCCTACTCTTTCATCCAGATAAATGGCAGACATATATATTACCTTAGGCCTATATTCTGGATTCGAATATCAAATTTCTAcatcaagtttcaaagaaagGCTCGAAACAAGTAATCCTCCACTCCCGGCGTTATTGCTTTATCACTTTTATCAGTGGATGCGCAGCGTAATGTAGTCTTTATACTCGCAAATCATTGTGTAAGACATATCATCCACGTATTCATGATATGAAACGAAACTGAATTGAAAGAAAATCTTAAGGCGTGCATGTTCATGACGATTGCTCTCGAATGAAATTTCTTAAGATATACATGACATTTTCCTTCATGCACTTGGGTCCATTGTGGTTGTAATTTCATCCGCCTCCATGATTCCATATCCCCAAGTTCAGTCAAGACAAGTTTTGGCACCAAGTACGTACCAACAACAGagcaaactttaattataaaaaataaataaaatctagttgcaagcataattgtgcactaatatatataccaatCTATTagaattgatcaaaaaataaattttattaaaaatagtactaatttaaattttaaatataaaaaaattaatattgatacgtAAACTAGTATGCGACTTtgtttgtatgtaacaaaactcattatAAAAACAcgtaattttaatcttattagattatatatacagttggtttaattaaaaacaacaataataaatgtcatatatctatatttaatattccgagatatattaataattttaatatttttttattcattaatgATAATAATTAAGTAGCCCCACCTCACAATAACAATTTTAGTCGTTTTCAAGGCCAGGTCCTcatgataactatatatagttagTAGTATGAATTAGTCAATCTCATTGGCCACTTTTAACCTTGATCTTTCCACCAATCAATGTCACCCAATGATTCGCGGAAATGGATTATTGTCATTTTCAATATTCTAATACCGTCGTGAAATTCTAGTACTCTTGATCATTTTCCAActtgtatatttattatataaatacaaatatacatacataaatattatatatatgtgtgtgtgtgttatgtTAGTCATGCAGCTTCCTCTATATATGTCTCGTTTCTTAGGTTAACTAATCAAGTTAGAGATCATGTATTCAttaaatcaaatccaacattatACGTAAGATATTACTCGAGCTAGCATGATTCAATATTATGTTATGTGGTCTCATTGTGCGGtctttgatttttcaaaattaatataggCAGCGTAAGATGATGAATTTTGCTATATAACAGACTGGTGTGTAACGCATGCACCACTTATTATATGTACTCATTGGTCATgtgttttaatatattagaaaataagtttaaaaaataggCTCTATTTTTGTCATAATGTATGAGTATTTTATCTTAAAGACCATATTTTTCGTCCcaagttgtaattatttgttacaatataatttaaataattttttttattaaaacttaaactGACATTGTTTGGATATAGAAAcgatttcatcttatcttatctcatcattacaacaataatattttattcaattttcatctaaaactattttatctctCTATTCAAATTACACTTCAGAATAAAACACATTATTTCTCCTTTTATCTATAACAAAATTTGAACGAATaaaccaacatatatatatatatattagggctATACACCGATGGGTTTAGTATCGGTTTCGGTGCCAAACTAAAACCCCACTGACGTATGTCATGAGAACTCAAAACCTGCCAAAACCTTTCAATAGGAGAGAGAAAATCGATCATATCAATCTTAACGTGCGTCGGTAAAATTTTCGATTTACCGTCAGCATCGTCTACAATGAAAGAGTAGAAGTTGGTTGCATATGAGGAAACGGTGTATTGAGGAAGAAGAATAAGATGAGAGTTTATTAATCTATTTTGAAATAGTgccgtttcattttttttatttacactTTCAAGGGAAAAACAATGTTTTTTGACCGATTCAACAGTTTTCCAAAGATTCAAATC
This window harbors:
- the LOC122288863 gene encoding uncharacterized protein LOC122288863, which encodes MEDGRQSCSSMAMSLVSRLDHLDFMMKYLERKQRIRPIWRSNDSLLLEQAGLQRECIPMDLAVKEAGFKGLLSDRVAFLERRLSQLCLEMQSSSSSGSSSHDSTQTLADTSSLGFKEETPCSLPTVNINPNIHAHRPVSHDASVNRLEIQRKPHGVPEKLKIASPYTKQHLGNSRPNKNKKKCQSQKKGISANWPLLKILGC